The stretch of DNA CACTTTGCGTGCTGGATCCGGCAACGGAGTTATTTCCCTGCTGATCGAGCAGGAACAAAGTACCGCCTCCTACCAGGCCGCCCACAAGTGCTGCGGCCAGAACTCCGGAGGCAAACATTCCCATGCCCACTTTCCTGCGTTCCTTGGGCCTTGCCGTGACAGCTGGCGCCAGAGTGTGCGGATACGCGTTCGACGCCGGGTACCCGGCTCCGGCGTGCCCAGTGGGCGTGTGCTGCTGGCCGGGATATGCCTGGCCTGACTGCTGCTGGCCGGGATATGTCTGGCCGGGATATGTCTGAGCGGGCTGTGCTTGAGCGGGGTTACCTGGGTTGTTATGCGCAGCAAAATTTCCGGGGATGGGCTCGGTCGGATTGGGAGTGCTGTGACTGGGAGCGTCTGAGTTATACGGTGCAGGAATGCGTTCTGTGGNGTTTTGCCCAGCGGCTGGGGCGCCGTAAGTAGCCGAGTCATAGCGTGGTGTTGGCGCTGCGGCCGGCTCTTCTGGTGTTGCCGGGGCCGAATATTCTTCTGGTGCCGGGGCCGAATATTGGGGTTGAACAACGGCTGCTGCGCGGTTCCTGACTCTGTTCCTTGCACGGGTGCCTGCACTGGCGGAACTGGCGCGTTGAGCGGCGTTTCACTTTGCTGCGACTCCCAAGGGCGGGAAGGAGACATAGGGACGGGCACGGAGGGTGTCTGGGGCGCGGCCGCCGTTTCTGGCACCTGGGCTGACTGATCGTGCTCCGGCACCTGGGGTGTCTGATCCTGCTGCTCGTGGTTGCTCTGTTCACCGGTGTTCTCAGACATCAGCTTTCCCTTCATTGAAATCTCATGATGAATTCTTTCTTGAGTTTCATCATGTCGGCCGTGACTGGGGCATTGACGAACGTTCGCTGAAAGGTAGCTGTGAAGGTTCGTTACGTTCCATTATGTCCCAGTCACGGCGGCAGCGGAGTTATTCGCTGAACGAAAAATCCTGCCACCGCTAAAAACTTCGCACTAGTATCGTTTGGAGTATAAAGGCCGATTTTCACTATGGTCCCACATCAAAGGTGAGCTATGTTTGCACGGTTGNNAAAGATTTTCCCCTTTCTGGCAGCCCTAGCGCTGGCCGCCCTCATGCTGTTTCCAGCCGGTATTGCCCAGGCTGAGCCGCCAGTGACAATTCCCGGNGGNACCTACATTGTAGATAACGCCAATGCGCTGGGCAATCANAAGGCCGAGGTTCAAAACGCGATCACAACATTGAACAAGGACCACGGTGTAACGCTCTTCGTGGTCTATGTCGACTCCTTTGATGGGCAGGCCCCGGAGGCGTGGGCCCAAACTGTTGCCACCGAGAANAACATGGGCCAGTTCGATGCTCTGCTGGCCGTGGCCGTTCAAACAAGACAGTATGCATTCGTTGGCGGCACCAACACGTTCCTGACGGCAGCCCAAGGATCCACCATCCAATCGAGCGCCATCAAACCCCAGCTCTCCGCTGGAAACTGGGCGCAGGCCGCCATTGATACAGCCGCAGCCTTGGGCGACGCGGCCAGCGGAGGTAAGGGCAAGGTCCCCGACCCAACGGGCGGGTTCGTTGCGCTGGGAGTGGGAGGCGTCGTGGTGGTTGGTGGTGCCGGCACAGCCCTCTACATGCGTAGGAAGCGCAAGAAGAACGCTGCTGATGCCACAGCCAAGGGTTATGGCCCCGACGGCAAACCACTGGATGCCAACGCTGGTATGACTATCCCGGAGCTGCGCGCCAAGGCCGGCTCACTCCTGATTGCAGCCGATGATGCGATCAAGACCAGTGAACATGAGATTGGTTTTGCCCAGGCGTCCTACGGCGATGAGGCTGTCAAACAATTTCAGGGCGCACTGGAGAGTGCCAAGACCCACCTCTCCGAGTCTTTCAAGCTCCAGCAGCAACTTGACGATGAAATTCCTGACACCATCCAGGAGCAGCGAACTTGGCTTGGTGAGATTATCAAACGTAGCGAAGACGCCAATGCTGCGCTAGACGCTGANAAAGCATCCTTCGACGAATTGCGTGAGCTTGAGCGGACAGCTCCCGCCGTGTTGGCCAGTATTCGTGGGCAGGTCACTGCGGCAAGGACTGCTGTGGCCAACGCAGAACANAAACTAGCCGGGCTGACCGACCAATACTCCGACACGGCGTTAGTACCGGTGCGCGATAATGTGGCGCAGGCAAAGGAAAGACTCGATTTCATCGACACAGCCGCTGCCGACGCTGACACAAAACTGGCAGCCTCAGACACAGCTGGTGCAGCGGTCTCGGTGAAAGCCGCCGAGGAAAGCCTGCTGCAGTGTACCGTGTTGCTTGAGGCAATCGCCACGATCGAAGGTGCCATTGACGATGCCGCAACCACGCTGAAAACGGCACTCCCAGAAGCCCTCACTGACCTTGAACAGGCGAAGTCGATGGTGGCCTCGGCCCAGTTCGCCCGCTATGTTCCCACGGTTCAAGCCGCCGAAGCCACCCTTAACGACGTGCGCATGAACGCCGCCGCTGGCAAGCCCGATCCAGTGGCCCTCTTAACCTCAGTGCAGTCAGCCCACGGCCAACTCGATGAATTGTTGACAGGCATCCGCGACCAGCAGCAACAGGCTTTGCGCGCTCAGTCTGCGTTGGCGCAGGCCTTTGCTGGCGCCCAGGCAACCATCACCACGGCCAAGGACTTTATTGCAGCCCGCCGGGGAGGTGTGGGATCGGAAGCTCGAACCCGCCTTTCTGAGGCCGAGCGCAATTTCGACTATGCCGTGTCCATCGCCGACTCAGACCCAAGTAACGCACTAACCTATGCACAGCAGGCTCAGCAGCTAGCCCAACAGGCCATCGCGTACGCCCAGAACGACGTCGATCGCTTTGGTGGCAGTGGCCGTGGCGGCTACGGTGGTGGCGGTTCCATGGGTGGGGGCATGGGAGGAGCCATTCTCGGTGGCATCATTGGCGGTTTACTCTCCGGCGGCGGAGGTGGCGGTTTTGGCGGTGGTGGCTTTGGCGGCGGCGGAGGTGGCGGTTTTGGCGGCGGTGGCGGCGGTGGCGGCGGTGGTTTTGGCGGAGGTGGAGGAAACTTCTAGGGCCTTCATGAGAGGCCACAACGTCTGTGCCAGGACTTCTGTTCCAGGACGTCATGGTCCCGAAGGAACAAAGGACGCCTCCGGCGGAGCGCGTGAGTACGATGGTTCTCACCCAATTGCAGCGCCAATGCTTCCAGAGCAAGAATTCTAGGACGCTCCTTTACACTTCAGTCATTTAGACTCAAGTGACGAGGACACCTCAAGCAGTTCCGATTGAGATTTTTGTTTGATGCAACCAACAAATATAAGGGGAAAAGAATGGCAAAGCAGTCAATTTTCGGCCGGATCGCACAGTTGGCAAAGGCCAATATCAATGCGTTGTTGGACCAGGCCGAAGATCCACAGAAGATGCTTGACCAGATGGTGCGTGACTACAAGGAAAACATCACTGAAGCTGAGTCAGCCGTAGCCCAGACCATTGGTAACCTGCGCATGCTTGAGGATGACTATAACGAGGACGTTAAGGCTGCCCAGGATTGGGGTTCCAAGGCACTGGCAGCCAGCCGCAAGGCCGATGAATTCCGCACTGCCGGCAAAACCGCCGACGCCCAGAAGTTCGATAACTTAGCCAAGGTTGCCTTGCAGCGTCAGATCTCCGCTGAAAACCAGGCCCGCTCTGCCGAGCCGAATATCTCTTCCCAGAATGACGTTGTGGAGAAGCTCAAAACAGGTTTGCAGCAGATGCACGGCAAACTCGATGAGCTGGCCAGCAAGCGTAACGAGCTGATCGCCCGTTCCAAGACGGCCCAAGCCCAGACCCAGGTTCATGACGCGCTCAAGAGCATCGACATCATGGACTCCACCAGCGAAGTCAGCCGCTTTGAAGAGAAGATCCGCCGCGAAGAAGCCAAGGTGCGCGGACAGAACGAACTTGCTGCCTCCAGTCTGGATGCACAGTTCAACTCCCTAGAGGACTTGGGCGAGCAGACCGAGGTGGAGGCCCGGTTGGCAGCGTTGAAGGCTGGCAGCACNCCGGCTCCAGCAGCCATTGCCGCNCCCGAATCTGTGGATGAGGCAGAGTTCGACAGCCTCTAATTTAGTTTTCAGTGCCCTGCACAGCGTCCTCGCTGTGCAGGGCACTTTTGCGCTCTACTTGGCAATCAAGACTTCTGATCACGTCTTGTTCCTTCGCTCGACCCTGCCTTTATTCCGTGGCGCTGGTGGGTAGGTGTGGTTCGAATCGGCAGTCCCA from Arthrobacter polaris encodes:
- a CDS encoding TPM domain-containing protein, producing MFARLXKIFPFLAALALAALMLFPAGIAQAEPPVTIPGGTYIVDNANALGNXKAEVQNAITTLNKDHGVTLFVVYVDSFDGQAPEAWAQTVATEXNMGQFDALLAVAVQTRQYAFVGGTNTFLTAAQGSTIQSSAIKPQLSAGNWAQAAIDTAAALGDAASGGKGKVPDPTGGFVALGVGGVVVVGGAGTALYMRRKRKKNAADATAKGYGPDGKPLDANAGMTIPELRAKAGSLLIAADDAIKTSEHEIGFAQASYGDEAVKQFQGALESAKTHLSESFKLQQQLDDEIPDTIQEQRTWLGEIIKRSEDANAALDAXKASFDELRELERTAPAVLASIRGQVTAARTAVANAEXKLAGLTDQYSDTALVPVRDNVAQAKERLDFIDTAAADADTKLAASDTAGAAVSVKAAEESLLQCTVLLEAIATIEGAIDDAATTLKTALPEALTDLEQAKSMVASAQFARYVPTVQAAEATLNDVRMNAAAGKPDPVALLTSVQSAHGQLDELLTGIRDQQQQALRAQSALAQAFAGAQATITTAKDFIAARRGGVGSEARTRLSEAERNFDYAVSIADSDPSNALTYAQQAQQLAQQAIAYAQNDVDRFGGSGRGGYGGGGSMGGGMGGAILGGIIGGLLSGGGGGGFGGGGFGGGGGGGFGGGGGGGGGGFGGGGGNF
- a CDS encoding PspA/IM30 family protein is translated as MAKQSIFGRIAQLAKANINALLDQAEDPQKMLDQMVRDYKENITEAESAVAQTIGNLRMLEDDYNEDVKAAQDWGSKALAASRKADEFRTAGKTADAQKFDNLAKVALQRQISAENQARSAEPNISSQNDVVEKLKTGLQQMHGKLDELASKRNELIARSKTAQAQTQVHDALKSIDIMDSTSEVSRFEEKIRREEAKVRGQNELAASSLDAQFNSLEDLGEQTEVEARLAALKAGSTPAPAAIAAPESVDEAEFDSL